A window of Planctomonas sp. JC2975 genomic DNA:
GCGGCCCTGCAGGATGTTGGTGCTCGCGTCCGCCACCCCGCTGAAGGGACCCACCACCACGAGGGTCCCTGCAGCGGTCGCGCGTGAGAGCGCGTCGGCGGAATCCGGTTCGATCACATAGCTGTGCGGTACGAGCACCACGTCGTATCCGCTCAGCTCCGAACCGGATCGCACCACCTCGGCAGCGACTCCGTGGCGCCACAGCACGCGGTACCAGCGTCTCAGCTGCTCGAGGGTCCTCAGTCGCGCGGAGGGCACGGCATCCTCCTCGCCCGCCCACCACGACGGCCAGTCGAAGAGGATGCCGACGCGCGCGGTGACGCGCCCGCCGACAACCTGTCGCATCCGCTTCAGGTCGGCGCCGAGCAGTTCCGCCCCACGGAACACGTCGGTGTCAGCACCCGCGTGCGGCAGCAGAGCTGAGTGGAAGCGCTCCGGACCGCTCCGCGCCTGACGCCACTGGAAATAACAGACGCCTTCGGCACCACGGGCGACCGCCTGGAAGGAGTTCAGGCGGGCGTCCGCCGGCGACTTCGGCACGTTGTGCTCCCGCCAGGAGACGGCGCTGATGGCCTGCTCCATGAGCAGCCAGGGACGGCCTCCACCAAGAGAGCGCATCAGGTCCTGGACGAGCGCCGTATCGCTCGGCGCATCGGGCGAGGCGGGGTCGGGGTACTGGTCGTCGGCGACCACGTCGACATCGCCGGCCCACGACCAATAGTCCACGTGATGGAAGAAGCCCATGAAGTTGGTGGTGATCGGCTGCGTCGCTCCGGCCGCGCGGATCGCGTCCCGTTGGTCGCGGTAGCAGGCCAGCAGCTGGTCGGACGAGTAGCGCTTGAAGTCCAGCTTCTGGGCCGGGTTGATCAGGTACGGCGCGGCCCGCGGCGGAACGATCTCGTCGAACGACGCGTAGCCCTGGGACCACACAGCGGTCCCCCACGCCTCGTTGAGCGCGGCGATGGATCCGTACTTCGCCCTCAGCCAGCTGCGGAACTCGCGAGCGGCCTCGTCTCCGTAGTCCACCTCGCCGTACTCGTTGCCGACGTGCCACATGCGCACCGCCGGATGCGTCGCATACCGCCCAGCCAGGTCGCGGGTGATCGCCAGGGCGTGCTCCCTGTACACAGCGGATGCCGGCGAATAGTGATTACGAGATCCAGCCGCCAGTCGCACCCCGTCCCGGTTCACGGGCAGCGTCTCCGGATGACGGATCCCCAGCCACGGCGGCGGAGAGGCCGTCGGCGTGGCGAGGTCGACGGCGATTCCGCTGCCGTGCAGGAGGTCGAGCACCTCGTCGAGCCAGCCGAACTCGCGTTTTCCCGGAACCGGTTCGATTGTCGACCACGACCAGACTCCGACCGTGACGAAGTTGACGCCGGCGCGGACCATGAGGTCGACATCCTCGGTCCAGACCTCGCGAGGCCACTGCTCCGGGTTGTAGTCGCCGCCGAAGCACAGGCCCAATTCGTCGGTCAACTGCTGGAAAGTCCCCGCTTCGGGGGGCACAGCGGCCCTCGCGGCACTGTCTGCTCCGAGCCCTCCGACCGGCAGCCGGGAGCCCGCGCGCGACGGCCGACCCGTCTCGGGGGTCTGTCCGGGCAACCCATCTGCCACGTCATCGAAGCGCTTCACCAGAGAGACCTTATAAGATGCAGACGAGTCGTGTCCACGCGGTGTCGAAACGCTCGCGTGCACTCGATCGAAACGGTGCCACGTTCTGTGGCTGAGAAAGGCAGGATCGCCTGATGGTCACGATCGCGGACGTCGCCGAAGAGGCCGGCGTCTCCATCTCGACCGTGTCGTACGTGATGAGCGGCAAGCGCACGATCTCCCCCGAGACGCGCAGGCGGGTGGAGCGGGCCATCGCGTCGCTCGGCTTCAGCCCTCATGCCGGCGCTCGCTCGCTGGCTTCCCGCTCCACGAACGTGATCGGCCTGCAGATCCCGCTGCGCAGCGGCGTCGACGTGCACGTGGTCATGGAGGTGGTGACCGGTGTCGTGGCCAAGGCGCGAACGCGCGGGTACGACATCCTGCTGCTCACCAACGACGACCCTCGGGGCATGGAGCGCGCGGCGAACGGCTCCATGGTCGACGCGCTGCTCGTCATGGACATCGAGTCGGACGACCCCCGCATCGGCGTGCTCTCGCGCCTCGAACAGCCCAGCGTGCTGATCGGTCTGCCCGAGGGGCGTCGCACGATCCCCTGCGTCGACTTCGACTTCGAAGAGGCCGGATGGCTTGCCGTCGACCGGCTCATCGCCCAGGGCCACCGCCGTCTCGCGCTGATCGGATCCCCCGCCGAGGTCATGGCGCGGCACACGTCCTACGCGGACCGCCTGGCCAGAGGATTCCTTGCCGCGTGCGCAGCCTCAGGGGTGACCGCGAGCATCCACCCGTGCCCGAGCAGCGCGGATGCGGCCGACGTCGTCGACGCGGTCGTTGCAGCGGATCCCGAGATCACCGGGTTCCTCGTGCACAACGAGGGCGCGCTGCCCCACGTCTTCGCACGGCTTGTCGAGACGGGCAAGCACTCGCCGACCGCACCGTCCATCGTCGCGCTGTGCCCAGAGGATGTCGCGCTCTCGGTCCCGGGACCGGTGGACAGCATCGCCGTTCCGGCCGAGGCGATCGGTGCCGCGGCGGCCGACGCCATCTGCGACATGATCGACGGCGGAACCCCGCCCGGGGTGAGACTCATCGCGCCGACGCTCGAGGTGCGCACGGCATCCGCTCCCGCCCCGAAGCCCGCCAAGGCCGCCAGGAGCGCTCAGGGTGCCAAGGCCACCAAGGCGACGCGCCAGGCGACGGTGTGAGCGCAGCGGCGCGCGGATGACGGCGCTAGAAGGGCAGAGAACGGCATGAGGCCGAGAGCATGAGGGTCGATCCCGACAGCAAGGTGATGAGCGGCGCGACGACGTTCGTCTCGTTCATCGTGCTCAATGTCGTCTTCATCCTCACGTGCATCCCGTTCGTCACGATCGGCATGGCGACGAGCGCGCTGTTCGAGGTGACGATCCGCTACTCGGACGACGAGGGCGGAGACCTGATCCGCGACTACTTCCGCGCACTCAAGTCGAACTGGTTGCGCGGCACGATGGTGTTCGTCTGCTTCGCCGTGCCCGCGATCATCCTGGTGTTCAGCGGGCTGTTCTGGGCGTTCAGCGGGAGCACGCTGTCCATTGCGGCGGCGATCGTCGCTCTGCTCGGCGCTCTCTACTTCTTCGCCGCATTCCTGTACGGATGCGCACTCGTCGGACGCTACGACAACGCGCTGCGCCAGACCCTCAAGAACGCCATGCTGCTGCCCGTCGCCGAGTCCTGGCGCACGTTCGTGCTCGTGATCATCCCGGCGACGGCGGTGAGCCTGTCCGCCGTGCTGCCCGCGTTCCTCATCGTGCTCGCGACCATCGGATTCTCCGTCGGCGCCTACGGCGCGGGCTTCCTGCTGCGGGCCGTCTTCAAGCGCCACACCCCGCAAGACGCTTAGAGCTCCGCTCCCTGCGGCGGCGCGGCAGTTCCCGCCGCCGAAGATGCCCGTTCCAACACCCCGTTCCTCCTCCCCGAGGGTGCCCGTTTCTCCGCTCGAGGGTGCTCGTTCCCTCGCCCGAGCGTGCCTGTTGCTCCGCTCGAGGGTGCCTGTTCCCTCGCCCCAGGCCGCCCGTACCTTCTCGCGAAAGTGCCCGTTCCTCCACGCGGGAGTGCCCGTTTCTCCGTCCCAGGGCGCCCGCTTCCTTCCCGCGAGAGTGCCTGTCTCGCCGCACGAAGTGCCCCTTTATCCGCGAGCCTGCTTCTTCCCTCGCGCGAGCGTGCGACAGGTTCGGTTGATAGAAGCAGCGCGTTTAGCTGCGAGTGTCAGCTGCGCGGAAGAAGCGGGCACCGTCGAGGGCCAGAGGGGCGCTTCCGGACGAACGAGCGCTCTCGCGCTGATAAATGGGAACTCTCGGGAGTTGAAGTGGCGCGCTCGGGGACAGAAGGGCGCACCCTCGGCCGGAGAAGCGAGCACTTTCGCGAGAAGGTACAGGCACGCTCGGGCGGAGGAACGGGCACCCTCGGGCGGAGGAACGAGCACTTTCAGGGGGCGAATGCGGCACCCTCGCGTTGGAGCGCCTTGCCGCGGAGACGCGGAAGCGGGGCCCGGAACTTCCGGACCCCGCTTCGCGGTCGCTGGTCTGCGCTGGGTGGCTCAGCCGAACTTCTTCGCGACGGCGAGACGAGCCTCGTTCTGCGCCTTCGCATGCTCCATGTCGAGCTTCAGGACCTTGGCGTAGCCGAGGCCGTTGACCGTGTCCTGCATGCCCTTGAGGATCGAGTTGAAGTCCGAGGTGCTGGTGGCCATGGCCGCCTTCCAGGACTCGTTGACGATGACGGCCTTGATCTGGTTGCGCAGCGTCTGGGTCTCGGAGTCGTCGGCGGGTGCGTTGTAGCCGGAACCGGGGGCAACGATGATCTTCTTGTTGTTGTTCAGGTAGTCCATGGTGGTGGTGGCACCGTCCATGTGCGACGACCAGTCCTTCGTCAGCTTGTTGGCGATGAGCTTCTGGTAGCTCGGCCACATCTGGTACGCGAACGAGTAGCCGGTGGCAGGATCCTTGTCCACGGCGGTCACCGTCGTCACGTTCAGCGCGGAGACGCCCTTCACGAACGTGCCGGTGCCCCAGTCGGACGGAACCTCCTTGGTCGATCCGCCGAGGAAGGCGTTCTGCCCGAAGGCGTTCAGCTCGGGCTTCTTCGACGAGTCGAGGTCCCACGTGAGGTCCTTCGGGCCGGCCGCCGAACCGGTCTGGCTGCCGTTGGCGTACACGCCGTCCGTCGAGTAGAGCCAGTCGATGAAGGCGGCGACGCGCTGCGGATCCTTGGCCTTCGTTCCGATGCCGATCGAGTAGTTGCTGCTGCCGTACACCTGCGAGCCGTAGGAGAAGATCTTCATGTCCTTCAGCGGCGCGATCTCGAACCCGATGCCCTTGTCCATGTTGTCCGAGGTGTTGTAGGCGGGCTGGGCGAGCCACGGCCAGAACGCGAACAGCACCTGTCCGGCCTGGTACTTGGCGTACATCGTCGAGTAGTTCTGGGTGGGCGAATCCGGGTCGACGAGTCCCGCCTGGGCCGCCTTGCTGAAGAACTTCAGCGAGCGCACGTAGTGCGAATCGGAGTCGACGATGCTCTCGTACGACGAGCCGTCCGCCGCCGCGAGCACGAAGCCGACCTCGTCGAAGCCGTAGTAGCAGGCGGGCTGCTTGGCGTTGTTCATCATGTTGCCGTCCCAGTCCTTGAACAGGGACAGCCCGTAGACCGGCTTGCCGTTGGATGCCTTGGGCTGCGCCTTCTGCATCTCGGTGAGTACGGGGATGAGGTCTTCCAGAGTGTCGACCTTCGGGTAGCCGGCCTGGCCGTACAGGTCCCAGCGCAGATACGGACCGAACGTCGGCTCTGTGCTCTCCGACGACTGCGTCGGCTTGAGCTTGGACACGGAGGTCGGGAACGCGAAAGTGCCCTTCTGACCGTCGTTCGCCTTCTTGACGGCCGTGTCGTATCCGGCGGCGTTCTTCATGTTCTTGTAGTAGCTGGACGCATTCAGCAGCAGCCCGCCCTTGAGCGCCTCCGTCAGGTGCTGGTACGACCCGAGGACGACGAGGTCACCGAGGTCACCGGCTGCCGAGCGCGTGTTGAACAGGGTCTCGCCGCCACCGGCCACGTTCGGCGCGATCATGTTGAGCTTCATGTTGAACTTGTCCTGGACGAGCTTCGCGAACCATCCGGTCTGGATGCCCTGGTAATTCGCGAGGTCGTCGAAGACGTCGATCGTGATCTGCTTCTTCCACGTGGAAGGGAACGCTCCGGTGGAGCCGCCCTCCGCCGAGGAGCTGCCGTCGATCAGAGAGCATGACGACAAGGTCATCGTGGCGACCGCCCCGATGCCTGCCAATGCAAGAAACTCTCTACGCTTCATTGCTGTATTCCTTTCTTGGTGCGCTGCGGTCCGTCAACCCTTGACGGCGCCGAACAAATGCCCTTCATGAAGAAGTGCTGGAACAGGGATGGATGACGATGGTCGACGGTGCAATGGCTACGGTGAAAGGCGGCCTCAACGCCTTCGACATCACGCCCGATGACTCGTGGATCGCCGACATCGGCTCCCGCGATGAACCGAAAGCCCGCCAGTCCCGTTGCCCGACGTTCGCCGACTTTCTCGGCGACGTCGGCGAACGCCGCGCCACTGCATCGCGGTGCCGTTTCCTCAACGGCGCCTAGCCGAACTTCTTGACGATCGCTTTCTGGGCTGCCGCCTGCGCCTTCGCATTGGCGAGGTCGACCTTGTAGACCTTGTCGTAGCCGAGGCCGTTGGCCGTGGTTTGCATGTCTTTGAGCAGCGCGTTGAATTCGGCTTCGCTGGTGGACATCGCCATCTTCCAGGAGTTGGAGACGATGACCGTTCCCAGTTGACCGCGCAACGTGGAGATCTCCGAGCTGTCGGTCGGCGCAATGTAGCCGGAGCCGGGAGCGACGACCAATTCGCCCTTCTTCTGCAGGTATGCCATCGTCGTCTTCTGTCCGGCCATCTTGGCCGACCAGTCCTTGGTGAGCGGGTTCTCGACGAGTGCCTGGTAGCTCGGCCAGACCATGTACGTGAACGGCTGGCCCGTTGCCGGGTCCTTGTCGACGAGGTCCACCGTGACGACGTTGATCGGAGATACGCCCTTCGAGAAGGTGCCGCCGCCATACGACGCGGACACCGTGTCGGTTCCGCCGTCGAGAAGAGTCTTCTGACCGAAAGGGTTCAGATCCGGCTTTCCGGAAGAGTTCGTCCAGGTCATGCCCTCGGGACCGGGAGTGGCGAGAACTCCGCCGGAATTCGCGTAGACGCCCTCCGGCGAGTACAGCCAGTCGATGAAAGCCGCGACACGCTGCGGATCCTTGGCTTTGGCTCCGATCGCGAACGACGTGCTGCCTCCGTACGGCTGAACACCCGCGGAGTACACCTTCATGTTTTTGAGCGGCGCCATCTGGAAGCCCTTGCCCGCCTTCATGTTCGCATCGGTGTTGTACGCCGAACCGCCGAGCCAGGGCCACCAGGAGAACAGGACCTCGCCGTTCTGGAACTTGGTGAAGAGCGCCGAATAGTTCTGCGTCGGGGAGTCGGGATCGACAAGACCCATTCGGCTGGCCTTCGCGTACAGACGCAACGACTGCACGTAATATCCGTCCGAGTCCAGCACGCTCTGGTAGTCGCTTCCATCCGCTGCCGCGAAGACGAGCCCGGCCTGCGTGTATCCGTAGTAGCCCTGAAATTGCGTCGCGTTCTGCATGACGAAGCTGTCCCAGTCCTTGAAGAAGGAGAACGCGTACACCGGTTTCCCGTTGGGGGCCTTCGGCTGAAGGTGCTGCATCTTCTGGAGCACGTCGAGCAGGTCGTCGAGGTTGTTGATCTCCGGATAGCCGAGTTGGGCGTACAGATCCCAGCGCAGGAACGGGGCGCTCAGCGGGTCGGTCGCCTCCGACGAGACCGTCGGCTTGAGGCTCGACACGGTGGTCGGGAACCCGAAGGTTCCCTTCTGCCCCTTGTTGACGTTCTTGACCGCGGCGTCGTATTTCTGAACATTGCCCATGTTCTTGTAGTACGGGGATGCGTCGAGAAGGAGTCCGCCCTTCAGCGCCTGCGGGAGGTGCGCCGACGACCCCAGGAGCACGAGATCGCCGAGGTCCCCTGCCGCAGAACGCGTGTTGAACAGTGTGTCGCCGCCGCCGGCCACGTTCGGCGCGATCATGTTCAGCTTCATGTTGAACTTGTCCTTGACGAGCTTCGCGAACCACCCCGTCGCGATGCCCTGGTAGTTCGCCAGGTCATCGAACACGTCGATCGTGATCTCGTCTTTCCACGACGAGGGAAAGGCCCCTGAAGACCCGGCCGAGGCTGAGGAACTGCCGTCGATGAGAGAGCATGACGACAACGTCATCGTCGCGACCGCCCCGATTCCCGCAAGGGCAAGGAACTCTCTACGCTTCATTGCATATTTCCTTTCTTGGTGCGTTGCAGCAGTCGTCAACCCTTGACGGCGCCGAGCATGATGCCCTTCACGAAGAAGCGCTGGAACAGGGGATAGATGAAGATGATCGGCAGTACGACGACCACCGCGACCGTCATCTGAATCGATGTCGGCGTCTGCGAGGTCGCGGAGCTCGCGATGGCGCTGAGGTTGCCGCCCGCCGCGTTCTGGGCTGCCGTCGCCAGGCTGTTCGCCTGGTTGATGAACATGTAGAGCAGGTACTGAAGGGTGTACAGGCTCTGATCGGTGATGTAGATCAGCGTGTCTTGGAACATGTTCCACTGCGCCACGGCGGAGAAGATGGCGACGGTGGCGAGGATCGGCGTCATGTTGGGCAGGTAGACGCGGAAGAAGACCTGAAGGATGTTCGCCCCGTCCATCTCGGCCGCCTCCTGCATCGAGCGCGGCATCGACTCGACGAACGTCTTGACCAGGATGATGTTGAACGGCTGCACGAGGAACGGGATCACGTAGACCCAGAAGTTGTTCGTCAGCCCGAGCCCCTTGATGATGAGGAACACCGGGATGAGGCCCGCGCTGAAGTACATCGTGATGACGGTGAACCGGTACCAGAACGCGCGGCCCCACATGCGCTCCTGCGTGAACATGAATCCGAGGAACGCTGAGGCGAGCACCGTGCCGACGGTGCCGAGCACGGTTCGGGCGACGCTGACGGCGGTGGCGAGCGTCAGGCCCTGCAGCTGGAACACCTGGGCATAGTTCGAGAGGTGGAATCCGACGGGGAAGAACCGCACGTCGCCCAGGGCGGAGATGTCGTTCGCGCTGATCGAGTTGATGATCAGGTAGTAGAAGGGGTACGCGCAGATCAATGCGAAGAGCGCGAACACCGCGTAGTTGATGACGCTGAAGGTCTTCTCGCCCGCCGTGCGCTTGAGGTGGACCGGACGCTCCGACTTCGCTCGGTGAGGGCGCGCGTCGGTGTGTGGGGCGGCATCCGTTGCGATGGCCATGTCGTGCTCCTAGATGATCGACGTGCCGCGCACACGCTTGGCGATGAGGTTGACGGTGATGAGCAGAATCACGGAGATGACGCTCTTGAGCATGCCGATGGCCGTGGCCAGCGACAGGTTGTTGCCCGTCAGGCCGACCATGTAGACGTAGAGGTCGAGCACCTGGATGTGCTGCATGTTGAACGCGTTGTGGAACACGTAGTACTGGTCCATGCCGTTGTTCAGCAGGTTGGCCACCGACAGCATGAGGAGCACGACGTACGTCGGCATGAGCTGCGGGATCGTGATGTAGCGCATGAGCTGGAAGCGTCCTGCGCCGTCGATCTTCGCCGACTCGTAGAGCGCCGGATCGATGCCCGTGATGGCCGCGAGATAGATGATCGCGCCCCAACCGAGGCCCTTCCACAGGCTCCAGAGCAGCATGGTCAGCCACACATGCGAGTCGGAGTCGAGGAATTTGATCGGCGTCGTGATGAGGCCAGAGTCCGTGAGCACGCTGTTGACCAGGCCGGAGCTGGAGAACATCGAGAAGGCGATCATGTAGACGAGCACCCACGAGATGAAGTTCGGCAGCGTGGTCAACGTCTGCACGACGTTGCGGAACCACCCGGACTTCACCTCGTTGAGGAAGACGGCGAAGACGATCGGGAGGAACGAGGTGGCGATCCCGAGGAAGCTCATCGCCAGGGTGTTGATGAGCACTTGGCCGATCTGCGCCATCTGCGTCGGCGAGCTGACCAGCATCTGGAACCACTGCAGCCCGACGAATTGACTGCCCTTGAGGCCGAGAGCCGGCTGGTAGTCGTAGAGCGAGAAGATCCAGCCGTACAGCGGCAGGTAGGAGAACACGAACACCAGCACCACGAAGGGCACGATGCACAGGAACATCGTGAACGACTTCTTGCTCCTGCTCCGCGACGGGTCGCGGCGGCGCTTGCGGCGCGAGGTGATGACGCGCTCCGATGACGCGACTTCCTGGAGAACCGCTTGCGTGGTCACAGCGCCGGGGCCTTCGCCTCGGCGGTGACCGCGCAGCAGCCGACAGATGCCATATCCCGCTGCATCTCACTCCTTTGTGTGGGCCTGGCAGGTCTCATGCGTCGATGGATTCCGCGAGGGGGGACGCGGTGCAAATCGCATGATCGCGGCTCTCGTTAATCGAACCGCTTCGATGAAGATAGAAGGTGCAGGGGTGATTCGTCAAGACGAACGGCATGGTGCAGCCCGTCAGACCACGACGCACGGCGCGTGGAACCGCTTCGCCCACCGGCAGGGCATCTGCGGCACGGCGAACGTGGGCACCGGAACGAAAACGACGACGGCGATCCGGGCTCTACGTCGGGGCCACCGCCGCCGTGGCGCTCGATGCGGTTCCGTGCACGTCACCGGACTGCGGTGACAGCGGATGCCGTCAGCCGCGAACGCCCACCACCGACGTGCCGCTCTGCGGGCAGTTCCAGGCCCACCGGGCGCGACCCGCGGCGGCCACCGGCACGGTGCTGACCTCGACGGGGCCTCCGGCCGCATCCACGACCGACACCACCACGTCATCGTCCACCTCGACGACGACGCTCGCCTCTGGATCAGACCGCAGCTCGGCTCGTTCGAGCCGCCCGTTCCTCCACTGCAGATCCACCTCGTGTCCGCCGCGGGCACGCAGTCCGCTCACGGATCCGGTGTGCCAAGCGTGCGGAAGCGTCGGCAGCAGCGAGAGCGCGTCGTCGTGGCTCTGCAGCAGAAGCTCGACGACGCCTGCGATCGCTCCGAGGTTGCCGTCGATCTGGAACAGGGCGCCGCCCGGCCGCTCTCCGTGCGGATGCAGGTCGAGCAGTGAGGGCGAGCTGAGCTCGTGCACGAGGACCCCGATCGAGGTGGCCGCCAGCTCCTTGTCCCGCAGCCGGGCCGCAAGGCACAGCGTCCACGCCTGGCTCCAGCCCGTATACCCGCTGCCGTTCTCGAGCCGGAAGGCGAGCGTGCGACGTACCGCCTCGAACTCTTCCGGCGTGCGGGTCTCGGTGATCCGCGTGCCGGGGAAGGCGCCGTAGAGGTGCGAGAAGTGTCGGTGGCCCGGTTCCGTCGACTCCAGTCCGGCAGGCCACTCGCGCAGGAGGCCATCGGGGCCGATGGCGGGCATCCGCAGACGCGCCAGCGCTTCCGCAGCTCTCCCGGCGATCGGGTCGGGTTCGCCCAGCCGTTCCGCGAGTGCCACGTGTCGGGACAGGAGCTCGTGCGTGATCTCCTGGTCGATGGTGCTGCCCGCCGTGACGGATACGACGACGCCTGCGGCATCCCGGAAGCTGTGCTCCGGCGAGCTGGAAGGGCTGACGACGAGGGATCCGTCGTCGTCGACGAGCTGGTCGAGCACGAAGGCGGCTGCCTCGCGCACGACGGGCAGTGCCCTCTCGCGTGCGAACCCGTCCGACCAGCGGTGGTCGAGGTGCGCGCCGAGATGAGCGGACATCCAGGCCAGCCCGAACTGCCAGTTGGACCACTGCGGGTTGCCGTCGACCGGCGCCGTGAAGCGCCACGCATCGGTGTTGTGGTGGCACGCGGCGCCTGCGGCCAGGTAGCGCAGCACTGCGGTGTCACGGCCCGCAACGGCGAGGTCGCCGAGCAGGTCGAAGAACGGCTCGTGCAGCTCCGCGAGATTCGCGGCCTCGGCTCCCCAGTAGTTCATCGGTGCGTTGATGTTCGTCGTGTAGTTGCTGGACCAGCCGGGGCGCACCTCGTCGTTCCAGATGCCCTGCAGGTTGGCCGCCTGCGATCCGGCGCGAGACGAGGAGATCAGCAGGTAGCGGCCGAAATCGAAGTAGCGCTGGGCATCGACCGCACCGGAATCCTGCGAAGGGGTGAGGTCGAGTCGCACGCGGTCGAAGAGCGACGCGTGGTCTGCCTCGTGGCGTGCAGCGAGCTCATCCGTCGAACGGGCGATGGCAGCCGCGACCACGGATCGTGCGCGCTCGGCGAGCATCGGCAGGTCTGCGGAAGGACGCCGGTCCCATCCACGGAAGCCCGTAACGGCGGTCGCGATGAGCCGTGCTCCGCTTGGCGTGCGCTGCACGGCTGCGGCGAGCGCCCAGCCCATGCCTGCCTCGACGGTTCCGTCCTCATCCGGCTCCCCGGCGGAGTAGCTCACCGGATGCTCGCTGCGCACGTACTCCGGAACGACGTGCGCGGGCGCGCGGCCGACCACGATCAGCCACTCGATGTCGCCGACTCGTTCCAGGCGCACGTCGGCGCCATCGTGCGGGGTCGCGAACACCGGAGCCGGCGCATCCGACAGAGATGACTGCACGACGAGCACGTCATCCGGATGCGACACGAACGCACTGAGCACGTCCCCACCGACGCGGACCTCGGAGCGGGCGCGACGCAGATCGAGGATGCGTTCGTACGTCAGCGCGAGATCGTTTTCGACATCGTTCTCCGCACCTCCCTCGTCCTGGATCGGCTCCGCGGAATGCGCCCCAGCATCATCCGCTCGCCACCGCCAGCCGAGGCGTCCGACCGGCTGATACGACTCGGTCCAGGTCTCCGACTGGAGACGCCTCGCCCAGACGTCGGCCGTCGCGTGATCGCCGCGGGCGATGGCTGTTCGCATCTCGCGCAGCGTGTGCCCTGGCGGCTCGTCGCCGCGCGGTGCGTGATCCCGTTTCGGTCCGCCCGACCACAGCGTGTCCCGGTTGAGGTCGAACCACTCTTCGCCGGTGCGGCCGTACGAGGCGGCACCGAGCGATCCGTTGCCCAGCAGGAACGACTCGTGGAAGAGCTCCGCCGGACGATCGAGGCTCACGGACGACGGATCGAGAAGGGGGTCGGGCATGGGCGGTCTCCAGACTGTCGGGCTCGGCTCCCTGAGCGAGCGAAGCGAAACGATACCGGCCTGCTGCCCGAACAAGCGCACCCACCAGCTTCCCGAGCGAGCGTGATCCCAGCTCGCTCAGGAAGCTCGTGGCTCGGGGCGCGCGCGGCTCGGCGGCCTCTTCGCCACGCGGCACCCTGTCAGTGCGCGAGCTTGGCCGCGGCGGAGCCCCACTCCGCCAGCGCCTCGCGCACGTCATCACGTGCCTCGTTCGCCAACGCTGTCGCGTAGGCGTCTTCGAGCACGTCGGCCAGCAGAACGGTGCGATGCTCGGCAGCCGACAGCACGGCGG
This region includes:
- a CDS encoding ABC transporter substrate-binding protein, whose product is MKRREFLALAGIGAVATMTLSSCSLIDGSSSAEGGSTGAFPSTWKKQITIDVFDDLANYQGIQTGWFAKLVQDKFNMKLNMIAPNVAGGGETLFNTRSAAGDLGDLVVLGSYQHLTEALKGGLLLNASSYYKNMKNAAGYDTAVKKANDGQKGTFAFPTSVSKLKPTQSSESTEPTFGPYLRWDLYGQAGYPKVDTLEDLIPVLTEMQKAQPKASNGKPVYGLSLFKDWDGNMMNNAKQPACYYGFDEVGFVLAAADGSSYESIVDSDSHYVRSLKFFSKAAQAGLVDPDSPTQNYSTMYAKYQAGQVLFAFWPWLAQPAYNTSDNMDKGIGFEIAPLKDMKIFSYGSQVYGSSNYSIGIGTKAKDPQRVAAFIDWLYSTDGVYANGSQTGSAAGPKDLTWDLDSSKKPELNAFGQNAFLGGSTKEVPSDWGTGTFVKGVSALNVTTVTAVDKDPATGYSFAYQMWPSYQKLIANKLTKDWSSHMDGATTTMDYLNNNKKIIVAPGSGYNAPADDSETQTLRNQIKAVIVNESWKAAMATSTSDFNSILKGMQDTVNGLGYAKVLKLDMEHAKAQNEARLAVAKKFG
- a CDS encoding YesL family protein, producing MRVDPDSKVMSGATTFVSFIVLNVVFILTCIPFVTIGMATSALFEVTIRYSDDEGGDLIRDYFRALKSNWLRGTMVFVCFAVPAIILVFSGLFWAFSGSTLSIAAAIVALLGALYFFAAFLYGCALVGRYDNALRQTLKNAMLLPVAESWRTFVLVIIPATAVSLSAVLPAFLIVLATIGFSVGAYGAGFLLRAVFKRHTPQDA
- a CDS encoding extracellular solute-binding protein → MKRREFLALAGIGAVATMTLSSCSLIDGSSSASAGSSGAFPSSWKDEITIDVFDDLANYQGIATGWFAKLVKDKFNMKLNMIAPNVAGGGDTLFNTRSAAGDLGDLVLLGSSAHLPQALKGGLLLDASPYYKNMGNVQKYDAAVKNVNKGQKGTFGFPTTVSSLKPTVSSEATDPLSAPFLRWDLYAQLGYPEINNLDDLLDVLQKMQHLQPKAPNGKPVYAFSFFKDWDSFVMQNATQFQGYYGYTQAGLVFAAADGSDYQSVLDSDGYYVQSLRLYAKASRMGLVDPDSPTQNYSALFTKFQNGEVLFSWWPWLGGSAYNTDANMKAGKGFQMAPLKNMKVYSAGVQPYGGSTSFAIGAKAKDPQRVAAFIDWLYSPEGVYANSGGVLATPGPEGMTWTNSSGKPDLNPFGQKTLLDGGTDTVSASYGGGTFSKGVSPINVVTVDLVDKDPATGQPFTYMVWPSYQALVENPLTKDWSAKMAGQKTTMAYLQKKGELVVAPGSGYIAPTDSSEISTLRGQLGTVIVSNSWKMAMSTSEAEFNALLKDMQTTANGLGYDKVYKVDLANAKAQAAAQKAIVKKFG
- a CDS encoding beta-galactosidase, with product MTDELGLCFGGDYNPEQWPREVWTEDVDLMVRAGVNFVTVGVWSWSTIEPVPGKREFGWLDEVLDLLHGSGIAVDLATPTASPPPWLGIRHPETLPVNRDGVRLAAGSRNHYSPASAVYREHALAITRDLAGRYATHPAVRMWHVGNEYGEVDYGDEAAREFRSWLRAKYGSIAALNEAWGTAVWSQGYASFDEIVPPRAAPYLINPAQKLDFKRYSSDQLLACYRDQRDAIRAAGATQPITTNFMGFFHHVDYWSWAGDVDVVADDQYPDPASPDAPSDTALVQDLMRSLGGGRPWLLMEQAISAVSWREHNVPKSPADARLNSFQAVARGAEGVCYFQWRQARSGPERFHSALLPHAGADTDVFRGAELLGADLKRMRQVVGGRVTARVGILFDWPSWWAGEEDAVPSARLRTLEQLRRWYRVLWRHGVAAEVVRSGSELSGYDVVLVPHSYVIEPDSADALSRATAAGTLVVVGPFSGVADASTNILQGRFPVLLRHLVGVSGEEWGGLPDQPTPLAMEADWDAAPSGGGTATVIGERLRTEGAEVLARFAGGPYAGHPAITRNTHGAGTAWYLGAVLSDDLLAAVLEEALREAGVTNALGASVLPGNPLPDGLEAVRRGPALFLINHGHESARIQLPVPMSDLLTNEEVDRIAALPPRTVQVLIEGRTT
- a CDS encoding LacI family DNA-binding transcriptional regulator; amino-acid sequence: MMVTIADVAEEAGVSISTVSYVMSGKRTISPETRRRVERAIASLGFSPHAGARSLASRSTNVIGLQIPLRSGVDVHVVMEVVTGVVAKARTRGYDILLLTNDDPRGMERAANGSMVDALLVMDIESDDPRIGVLSRLEQPSVLIGLPEGRRTIPCVDFDFEEAGWLAVDRLIAQGHRRLALIGSPAEVMARHTSYADRLARGFLAACAASGVTASIHPCPSSADAADVVDAVVAADPEITGFLVHNEGALPHVFARLVETGKHSPTAPSIVALCPEDVALSVPGPVDSIAVPAEAIGAAAADAICDMIDGGTPPGVRLIAPTLEVRTASAPAPKPAKAARSAQGAKATKATRQATV